The Musa acuminata AAA Group cultivar baxijiao chromosome BXJ1-8, Cavendish_Baxijiao_AAA, whole genome shotgun sequence genomic sequence CTTCTCTCCCATTCTGATGAAAAACTTGCAGATTCCCTATATTTTAGCTTTTAGAACATCTGGTTTATGATGATAAGCTGTGTTGGCATCTTCTTCTCTAATGAGCAATGATCTCTGTGAATTTGTCAGCCATGATGCCGCACAGAGCGAGGGCTTTATGCCTTTTGTTCTGCTTCTCGACCATGATCGCCTGTACGAGCTCTCTGTCCTTCAACTTCTCCAGTTTCAATCAAGACACAATGTCGAAGATGACCGTTCAAGGCAACGTAGTCATCAACGACACCACCATACTACTTACCAAGGATGGAGCCAACATGGCTAGCGTCGGCAGAGTACTGTACAATGAAGCGCTGCTCCTGTGGGATTCCAAGACGGGAGAACTGACTGACTTCACCACCCAATTCGCCTTCCTCATCCAATCCCACGAGGAGAACTATGCCGACGGCCTCGCGTTCTTCCTCACGGCCAATTCTTCTTCTTCCGGTACGCCTGTCTATTCCGAAGGTGGCTACCTCGGCCTCTTCAGCAATAGCACCATCATAAATTCCACAATTAACGCCGTGGCCGTGGAGTTCGATACCTTCTCCAATGAATGGGATCCCAAACGCGAACATCTCGGCATCGACGTCAATTCGATCAAATCCTCTGCGACCGTGTTTTGGAACGCGAGTGTCAAAGTGGGCAGGCCGGCAAATGCACGGGTGAGTTACAACGCTAGCACCTATAACTTGAGTCTCTTCCTGACCTACGAGAGAACAAATCTGTTACCCAGCAGTAACTACAGCCTACACTATATTGTGGATCTGCGAAAAGTCCTACCGGAGAAGGTAGCAGTAGGCTTCTCGGCGGCCATAGGCAACTTCACCGAGACGCACAGCATTCTCTCGTGGTCTTTTAGCTCGAGTCTacagccaaagaagaagaaactgaCGGCTGGACTTCTTGCCGGTTTGGTTGTCGTCGGAGTGGTCGTCTTGATGCTTGTGTCGATGGTCTTGCTGTGGTTGTATAAGAAGATGGAGAACCATAGTGGGACAGAAACAGATGCAGAGGACATGGACTATGATGAGACTATCGATCATGAGTTCGAAACCGAGAAAGGGCCAAAGAGGTTTCCTTACAGAGAGCTGGCCGCTGCAACACAGGACTTCTCCGAAGAGAGAAAGTTAGGGGAAGGAGGATCTGGGTTGGTCTACAAAGGTTACTTGAACCAACCGAAGCTTGATGTAGCCATCAAAAGGATCTCCAAGGGATCGAAACAGGGAAGAAAGGAGTACATCTCCGAGGTC encodes the following:
- the LOC135587846 gene encoding L-type lectin-domain containing receptor kinase IX.1-like; protein product: MMPHRARALCLLFCFSTMIACTSSLSFNFSSFNQDTMSKMTVQGNVVINDTTILLTKDGANMASVGRVLYNEALLLWDSKTGELTDFTTQFAFLIQSHEENYADGLAFFLTANSSSSGTPVYSEGGYLGLFSNSTIINSTINAVAVEFDTFSNEWDPKREHLGIDVNSIKSSATVFWNASVKVGRPANARVSYNASTYNLSLFLTYERTNLLPSSNYSLHYIVDLRKVLPEKVAVGFSAAIGNFTETHSILSWSFSSSLQPKKKKLTAGLLAGLVVVGVVVLMLVSMVLLWLYKKMENHSGTETDAEDMDYDETIDHEFETEKGPKRFPYRELAAATQDFSEERKLGEGGSGLVYKGYLNQPKLDVAIKRISKGSKQGRKEYISEVKAISRLRHRNLVQLIGWCHNRGEFLLVYEFMPNGSLDAYLYSTKKHLEWSVRYKIVLGLASALCYLHEEWEQCVVHRDIKTNNIMLDSALNAKLGDFGLARLVDHDSNLQTTDLAGTRGYMSPEYFYTGKASKESDVYGFGIVALEIACGRRTIEPMEHPNKVRLAEWVWELYGRQTILKAADEKLKGHFDEKQMESLMVVGLWCAHPDYNLRPSIKQAISALNSETPLPVLPASRPVLTYSVLSMDDASITTVYSVNDSPSDRCTHSCERSSSPTGLSK